The Methyloferula stellata AR4 genome includes a window with the following:
- a CDS encoding NAD(P)/FAD-dependent oxidoreductase, with the protein MSEPLVIIGQGMAATKLVEELSAHALGRYSIIVIGKEPCRAYNRVLLSSLLAGEIGSNDLELKPADWWQRQGITNIFGRGVAAIDREGKQVTMEDGTIFSYEKLVLATGSYPVMLPIRGMNLPGVLSFRVRADVEAMIAGVQPGRPAVVIGGGLLGIEAAYGLAQAGVKVTLIHLMDRLMERQLDASAAELLAATLETKGVEVLLRAQTARIVGNARVEAVELADGQLIPADLVVCAIGIRPNADLARAAGLEANRGILIDDGMRTSDPSVFALGECAEHQGIAYGLVEPAYEQARILARRLAGDEKARYPGSVLSTHLKVSGVSVFSAGDFLGEDKDAIIFRDEARGIYKKLVVENDHLTGAVLYGDTSDGLYYLGLMRSKAEVPALRHDLIFGPQQEA; encoded by the coding sequence ATGAGTGAGCCACTCGTCATCATCGGGCAGGGAATGGCTGCGACGAAACTCGTCGAGGAATTGTCGGCGCATGCGCTTGGCCGCTACTCGATCATCGTCATCGGCAAAGAACCGTGCCGGGCCTATAATCGCGTGCTTTTGTCATCCCTGTTGGCCGGCGAAATAGGCTCGAATGATCTCGAGTTGAAGCCGGCTGACTGGTGGCAGCGGCAAGGTATCACCAATATCTTCGGCAGAGGTGTCGCTGCCATCGATCGCGAAGGTAAACAAGTGACGATGGAAGACGGCACCATCTTTAGCTATGAAAAGCTCGTGCTTGCGACCGGTTCCTATCCTGTCATGCTGCCGATTAGGGGCATGAATCTGCCCGGCGTGCTCAGTTTCCGTGTCAGGGCCGACGTCGAAGCCATGATCGCAGGCGTGCAACCGGGCCGCCCGGCCGTGGTTATCGGCGGTGGACTCCTCGGCATCGAGGCGGCCTATGGCCTCGCGCAGGCGGGTGTGAAAGTGACTTTGATTCATCTGATGGACCGGCTGATGGAACGCCAGCTCGATGCATCCGCGGCTGAGCTTCTCGCCGCCACGCTCGAAACCAAAGGCGTCGAGGTTCTCCTCAGGGCTCAGACCGCGCGCATCGTCGGGAATGCCAGGGTCGAGGCCGTCGAACTGGCCGACGGCCAGCTTATTCCGGCGGATCTTGTCGTTTGCGCGATCGGGATTCGTCCCAATGCGGATCTCGCGCGTGCCGCCGGGCTTGAGGCCAATCGCGGTATCCTCATCGATGACGGCATGCGGACATCGGACCCCTCTGTCTTCGCGCTTGGCGAATGCGCTGAACATCAAGGTATCGCCTATGGCCTCGTTGAGCCGGCTTACGAACAGGCCCGGATTCTGGCCCGGCGGCTCGCCGGAGATGAGAAGGCGCGTTATCCGGGATCGGTGCTCTCCACGCATTTGAAGGTTTCTGGCGTTTCAGTCTTTTCCGCAGGCGACTTTCTGGGCGAAGACAAGGATGCGATCATCTTCAGGGATGAGGCGCGGGGCATTTACAAAAAGCTCGTGGTCGAAAACGACCATCTGACCGGCGCCGTTCTCTATGGCGACACGTCGGATGGCCTTTATTATCTGGGTCTCATGCGCTCGAAGGCCGAAGTGCCGGCGCTCCGCCACGACCTTATCTTCGGCCCACAACAGGAAGCATGA
- a CDS encoding CmpA/NrtA family ABC transporter substrate-binding protein, which produces MTKTLRIGYIPLVDSALLHVARAYDFASAEGLDLDLVRETSWANIRDKLGVGIFDAAHMLAPSAMAVCIGLGYIEIPLVAPVALGLDGNAITLSRPLYAEVMSVVEGDPADPYVTAQALAKLVAKRRAAGAAPLTFAHVFPFSTHHYQLRLWFAAGGLESKTDVNLIVVPPPFMVESLRSGVIDGFCVGAPWNGLAVEAGVGHILHRGRDIVRNCPEKLLVFRADAASADPDRVKALSRAIRAAADWASDKNHVEDLAYLLSQDAGLNVPIELLCAILDPEREPKIKTATIRLDRAATFAYPAHADWLYAQMRAAGQVGDGQDVKARSVYRPDLAGDAAAPDPDDLKIEVFSGLRIKQ; this is translated from the coding sequence ATGACGAAAACCCTTCGCATCGGCTATATTCCGCTGGTCGACTCGGCACTGCTTCATGTCGCGCGGGCCTATGATTTCGCCTCGGCAGAAGGACTCGATCTCGATCTCGTTCGAGAGACCTCTTGGGCGAATATCCGCGACAAGCTCGGCGTCGGCATTTTCGATGCGGCCCATATGCTGGCGCCGTCCGCCATGGCTGTTTGCATCGGTCTCGGCTATATTGAAATTCCGCTTGTTGCCCCCGTCGCCTTGGGGCTCGACGGCAATGCCATTACTTTATCGCGCCCGCTTTACGCCGAAGTAATGTCCGTCGTGGAAGGCGATCCTGCCGATCCTTATGTGACGGCGCAGGCGCTTGCAAAACTTGTCGCGAAACGGCGCGCCGCAGGCGCGGCGCCTTTGACTTTCGCGCATGTCTTTCCATTTTCCACGCATCATTATCAATTGCGTCTCTGGTTCGCGGCCGGCGGACTTGAATCGAAGACAGACGTCAATCTCATCGTCGTGCCGCCTCCCTTCATGGTCGAGAGCCTCAGAAGCGGTGTGATCGACGGGTTCTGCGTCGGCGCGCCATGGAACGGTCTCGCAGTCGAGGCAGGTGTCGGGCACATCCTTCATCGCGGTCGCGACATCGTCCGCAATTGTCCTGAAAAGCTTCTGGTCTTTCGTGCCGATGCGGCTTCCGCCGATCCCGATCGGGTCAAGGCCTTGTCGCGCGCCATCAGAGCCGCCGCCGACTGGGCTTCCGACAAAAACCATGTCGAAGATCTCGCCTATCTTCTGTCGCAGGACGCGGGCCTCAATGTCCCGATCGAGCTTCTCTGCGCGATCCTCGATCCGGAACGTGAGCCCAAGATCAAAACGGCGACGATAAGGCTCGACCGGGCTGCGACCTTCGCCTATCCGGCGCATGCCGATTGGCTTTATGCCCAGATGCGCGCGGCCGGCCAGGTCGGCGATGGACAGGACGTGAAGGCGCGCTCGGTCTACCGGCCGGATCTTGCCGGCGACGCTGCCGCGCCGGACCCCGATGATCTCAAGATTGAGGTCTTTAGTGGATTAAGGATTAAGCAATAG
- a CDS encoding NirA family protein: protein MSGDFTPEQKRYLEGFSSGLQVARVGRSAAAPATVPAKTTGPDAPHLEAMARFEAQGKKLSDPEKWKREEHPFDGYARLKDQAEKDEFPTPADNFRWRFLGLFYVAPTQEAYMCRLRIPNGILTHVQFAGVADLADRYAGGYAHVTTRANLQIREVAAKNATNVLEAVLDLGLCSRGAGADNIRNVTGDATAGIWPHELIDTRPYAREWHFHILNSRVLTGLPRKFNVAFDGGGGVPTLEDTNDIGFQAVEVLPGAEVEPGIYFRLMLGGITGHKDLARDTGVVILPKDATKVGDAIVKAFIDHGDRSNRAKARLKYVLDALGFETFLSLVEEKLGHKLLRVDADHIATRPQQDRHAHIGVHAQRQDGLSYIGVVLPVGKLLSAQMRELAAIAHDCGDGELRLTVWQNLLISGIPEERLAEAQERIEKTGLDWRASSLRAGLVACTGSRGCRFSASDTKGHAEAIASYCEQRVALDQPINIHLTGCHNSCAQHYISDIGLLGARVPVNEEGDTVEGYHVFIGGGFSTEGTIGREIFHDVKAEDVPQTVERLLKAYLKHRESPEESFHAFATGCDVAVLKQFAMKITL, encoded by the coding sequence ATGAGCGGCGATTTCACGCCGGAACAAAAGCGTTATCTCGAAGGCTTTTCGTCTGGCCTCCAGGTCGCGCGCGTCGGACGGAGCGCTGCCGCGCCCGCGACGGTTCCGGCGAAAACCACGGGCCCCGATGCGCCGCACCTCGAAGCCATGGCGCGTTTCGAAGCGCAAGGAAAGAAGCTCTCCGATCCGGAAAAATGGAAGCGCGAGGAACATCCTTTCGACGGCTATGCGCGGCTGAAGGATCAAGCCGAAAAAGACGAGTTTCCGACGCCCGCGGATAATTTCCGCTGGCGCTTCCTCGGCCTTTTCTATGTCGCGCCGACGCAAGAGGCCTATATGTGCCGGTTGCGCATTCCAAACGGCATTTTGACTCACGTGCAATTCGCAGGTGTCGCCGATCTTGCTGACCGATACGCGGGCGGTTACGCGCATGTGACGACGCGGGCCAATCTTCAGATCCGCGAAGTCGCGGCAAAGAACGCGACGAATGTGCTTGAAGCCGTTCTCGATCTCGGCCTCTGCTCGCGCGGCGCGGGCGCCGATAATATCCGCAACGTTACGGGCGATGCGACGGCAGGCATCTGGCCGCACGAGCTTATCGATACGCGCCCTTACGCGCGCGAATGGCATTTCCATATTTTGAACAGTCGCGTGCTGACCGGCCTGCCGCGCAAGTTCAATGTTGCCTTCGACGGCGGCGGCGGCGTGCCGACGCTCGAAGATACGAATGATATCGGCTTTCAGGCGGTCGAGGTTTTGCCGGGGGCCGAGGTCGAGCCTGGCATTTATTTTCGTCTGATGCTCGGGGGCATCACGGGCCATAAGGATCTCGCCCGGGATACGGGCGTCGTTATCTTGCCGAAAGACGCGACGAAGGTCGGCGATGCGATCGTGAAAGCTTTCATCGATCACGGCGACCGGAGCAACCGCGCCAAGGCGCGGCTCAAATATGTGCTCGATGCTTTGGGTTTCGAGACATTTTTGAGCCTGGTCGAAGAAAAGCTCGGCCATAAGCTCCTGCGCGTCGATGCGGATCATATCGCGACGCGGCCGCAGCAGGACCGCCACGCCCATATTGGCGTCCATGCGCAAAGGCAGGACGGACTTTCTTATATTGGCGTGGTTCTGCCGGTCGGCAAATTGCTCTCCGCGCAAATGCGCGAACTCGCCGCTATCGCGCATGATTGCGGCGACGGCGAATTGCGGCTGACGGTCTGGCAGAATCTTTTGATTTCCGGCATTCCCGAAGAGCGTCTCGCGGAAGCCCAAGAGCGCATCGAAAAGACCGGGCTCGATTGGCGCGCGTCGAGCTTGCGCGCGGGGCTTGTCGCCTGCACGGGCTCACGCGGCTGCCGGTTCTCGGCTTCCGACACGAAGGGCCATGCGGAAGCGATTGCCAGCTATTGCGAACAGCGCGTCGCTCTCGATCAGCCGATCAATATTCATCTGACCGGCTGCCATAATTCCTGCGCCCAGCATTATATCAGCGACATTGGCCTTTTGGGCGCGCGCGTGCCGGTCAACGAGGAAGGCGATACGGTAGAAGGCTATCACGTCTTCATCGGCGGCGGCTTTTCCACCGAAGGCACGATCGGCCGCGAGATTTTCCACGATGTCAAAGCCGAGGATGTGCCTCAGACCGTCGAACGGCTTTTGAAAGCCTATCTCAAACATCGCGAAAGCCCGGAAGAAAGCTTCCATGCTTTCGCGACTGGTTGCGATGTCGCCGTGCTCAAACAATTCGCGATGAAAATCACCCTATGA
- a CDS encoding sulfite reductase subunit alpha yields MSNPPTIPPLIPENAPFSEEQRAWLNGFFAGLLAPETLAVQEGQVPVLDANDGEAPWHDPAMPLEERMKLAEGKPLRRRMMAAMAQQDCGQCGYDCESYADAIINHKEGRLNLCVPGEKPTFRMVKLLAEEMNAEQPVAEALAVPLPAVTESSEPLPPGTYGRAAPATISFSSRRRLNKEDSEKATYHIEFDLTDSGLSYSVGDSLGVFPQNDPHLVDAVIKTIGAEPKVLIGGRTLRDILINDLSLGSPPDRFFEFISFMTGGERRQKAKLLSIGEDPDGDAATLDVLAALEKFPRLRPDPEAFIEALDPLQPRLYSISSSPKVNPKHLSLTVDHVRYVIGDRIRRGVASSWLGEALSPHTKLKAYIQKAHNFALPESNDVPIIMVGPGTGVAPFRAFLQERRAMKAGGGAWLFFGHQRRAADFFYEEEFSGMLKDGSLSKLSLAWSRDGDTKTYVQDKMRMESEDLYDWIARGAHFYVCGDAKRMAGDVERALAEIIAKHGDYTEISAKAFIVSMKKAGRYQTDVY; encoded by the coding sequence ATGAGCAACCCGCCGACCATCCCGCCTCTGATCCCGGAGAACGCGCCCTTTTCGGAAGAGCAGCGCGCCTGGCTCAATGGATTTTTTGCCGGTCTCTTGGCGCCGGAAACGCTGGCGGTGCAAGAGGGGCAAGTGCCTGTCCTAGACGCCAACGATGGCGAGGCGCCCTGGCATGATCCGGCCATGCCGCTTGAAGAGCGCATGAAGCTCGCAGAAGGCAAACCCCTGCGCCGCCGTATGATGGCGGCCATGGCGCAACAGGATTGCGGTCAATGCGGCTATGATTGCGAATCCTATGCGGATGCGATCATCAATCATAAGGAAGGGCGGCTGAATCTCTGCGTGCCCGGCGAAAAGCCGACCTTTCGCATGGTGAAACTGCTCGCCGAAGAGATGAATGCGGAACAGCCCGTCGCCGAGGCTCTGGCTGTGCCGCTGCCTGCCGTGACGGAGTCAAGCGAGCCGCTGCCGCCTGGCACTTATGGTCGCGCGGCTCCGGCGACGATCAGCTTTTCGTCGCGGCGCCGCCTCAACAAAGAGGATTCGGAAAAGGCGACCTATCATATCGAATTCGATCTGACGGACAGCGGCCTCTCCTATTCCGTCGGCGATAGCCTTGGCGTCTTTCCGCAAAACGATCCGCATCTCGTCGATGCGGTGATCAAAACCATCGGCGCCGAACCGAAAGTCTTGATCGGCGGGCGCACCTTGCGCGACATTCTCATCAATGATCTGTCGCTTGGATCGCCGCCCGATCGTTTCTTCGAATTCATCTCTTTTATGACGGGCGGCGAGCGGCGTCAGAAGGCGAAGCTTCTCTCCATCGGCGAAGATCCGGATGGCGATGCGGCAACGCTCGATGTGCTCGCCGCGCTCGAAAAATTTCCGCGTCTGCGTCCGGACCCGGAAGCCTTCATCGAAGCGCTCGATCCTTTGCAGCCGCGGCTTTATTCCATCTCCTCGTCGCCCAAGGTCAATCCGAAACATCTCTCGCTCACCGTCGATCATGTGCGCTACGTGATCGGCGATCGCATCCGTCGCGGTGTCGCTTCGTCTTGGCTCGGCGAAGCGTTGTCGCCGCATACGAAGCTCAAGGCCTATATTCAAAAGGCGCATAATTTCGCTTTGCCTGAAAGCAACGATGTTCCGATCATCATGGTCGGACCGGGGACGGGCGTGGCGCCCTTCCGCGCCTTTCTGCAAGAACGCCGCGCGATGAAGGCTGGTGGCGGCGCCTGGCTCTTCTTCGGGCATCAGCGCCGCGCTGCGGATTTCTTCTACGAGGAAGAGTTTTCAGGCATGCTCAAGGATGGCTCCTTAAGCAAATTATCGCTCGCCTGGTCGCGCGACGGCGACACCAAGACCTATGTGCAGGACAAGATGCGCATGGAGAGCGAAGACCTTTACGATTGGATCGCGCGCGGCGCGCATTTCTATGTCTGCGGCGATGCCAAGCGCATGGCGGGCGACGTCGAGCGGGCGCTGGCGGAGATCATCGCGAAACATGGCGACTATACCGAGATATCGGCGAAAGCCTTTATCGTCAGTATGAAAAAGGCCGGCCGCTATCAGACGGATGTCTATTGA
- a CDS encoding nitrate reductase, whose translation MAASVRTTCPYCGVGCGVIATPDGEGGAAIEGDADHPSNFGRLCSKGAALGETIGLETRLLHPMMDGRRVSWDAALDHIAAGFRRVIAEHGPDAIAIYLSGQLLTEDYYIANKLMKGFIGSANVDTNSRLCMASSVAGHKRVFGSDTVPGCYEDLDEGDLFVLVGSNAAWCHPVLYQRMVAAQEKRAARLVNIDPRATATSETASLQLSLAPGQDGTLFSGLLVYLAENGHLDHAFIAAHTEGFGAALACAKEIAPNLSAISLRTRLPPEDIRRFYELWATTERVVTLYSQGVNQSAQGTDKVAAILNCHLATGRIGRAGMGPFSLTGQPNAMGGREVGGLANQLAAHMAFSPEEIDRVRRFWNAPNMAQHEGLKAVDLFDAVDQGRIKALWIMGTNPAVSLPRADKVAQALRKLDLCVISENVVSNDTVRAALEYPADAVLLPASAWGEKDGTVTNSERRISRQRAFLPPAGEARQDWWAIGEVAKRLGFSGFDYANAAAIFAEHAALSAFENEGTRDFDLSGLAHVSADDYDSMTPVQWPCRKERPATQRLFADGGFFTSSGKARFQEIAPPQLADVPSVTWPLLLNTGRVRDQWHTMTRTGLSPRLASHIAEPFIAVHPLDAVAAGLCDGGLAEVSNEHGHALLRVAVTAAQERGGVFAPIHWNAETAGAARIGSLVHSLVDPWSGQPDAKATPVNVRARVMARAGFIVARKRFALPGDTFWAWQAIEGGFAAVIETNEPDAVFQDLLRKRGEAEEVSLSDISRGIYRMAQIKANRLDTALFLAKRREAPHWSLVQKAFAAKALDTLTRKLLLSGRSLDGMIDEGPNVCACFGVPRDRIVRAIEEGASSLAAIQSKLKAGTNCGSCLPELKRLLVIHQKTQALALT comes from the coding sequence ATGGCAGCCTCCGTGCGCACGACCTGTCCTTATTGCGGCGTTGGCTGCGGCGTGATCGCGACGCCTGACGGTGAAGGTGGCGCGGCAATCGAGGGCGACGCTGATCATCCGTCGAATTTCGGCAGGCTCTGCTCGAAAGGCGCGGCGCTCGGCGAAACGATCGGGCTCGAGACGCGGCTTCTCCATCCGATGATGGATGGCAGGCGCGTGAGCTGGGACGCTGCGCTCGATCATATAGCCGCAGGCTTCAGGCGTGTCATCGCGGAGCATGGGCCGGATGCGATCGCCATCTATCTCTCGGGGCAATTGCTGACGGAAGATTATTACATCGCCAACAAGCTGATGAAAGGCTTCATCGGCTCAGCCAATGTCGATACGAATTCGCGCCTGTGCATGGCTTCCTCCGTCGCCGGACATAAACGCGTCTTCGGCTCGGATACGGTGCCTGGCTGTTATGAGGATTTGGACGAAGGCGATCTTTTCGTGCTTGTCGGCTCCAACGCGGCCTGGTGCCATCCCGTGCTTTATCAGCGCATGGTGGCCGCGCAGGAAAAGCGGGCTGCCCGGCTCGTCAATATCGATCCGCGCGCGACCGCAACATCCGAGACGGCCTCGCTGCAATTGTCCTTGGCGCCAGGTCAGGACGGAACGCTATTTTCCGGCCTCCTGGTTTATCTCGCCGAGAACGGCCATCTCGATCACGCGTTCATCGCCGCGCATACGGAAGGCTTCGGCGCGGCGCTCGCATGCGCCAAGGAGATCGCACCGAACCTTTCCGCGATTTCCTTGCGCACAAGGCTTCCACCCGAAGACATCCGCCGCTTCTACGAGCTTTGGGCGACGACCGAGCGCGTCGTGACGCTATATAGCCAGGGTGTCAATCAATCCGCGCAAGGCACGGATAAGGTCGCGGCTATTCTCAATTGCCATCTCGCGACGGGGCGCATCGGCCGCGCCGGCATGGGACCTTTTTCTTTGACAGGGCAACCCAATGCCATGGGCGGACGCGAGGTCGGCGGCCTTGCCAATCAGCTTGCGGCCCATATGGCTTTTTCGCCGGAAGAGATCGATCGCGTGCGGCGCTTCTGGAACGCGCCCAATATGGCGCAGCATGAAGGGTTGAAGGCAGTCGATCTGTTCGATGCCGTCGATCAAGGCAGGATCAAAGCGCTGTGGATCATGGGAACCAATCCGGCGGTGAGCCTGCCGCGCGCCGACAAAGTGGCGCAAGCGCTGCGCAAACTCGATCTTTGCGTGATCTCGGAGAATGTCGTTTCGAACGATACCGTGCGCGCCGCACTAGAGTACCCCGCTGATGCCGTGCTTTTGCCGGCGAGCGCCTGGGGCGAGAAGGACGGTACGGTCACCAATTCCGAGCGGCGTATTTCGCGCCAGCGCGCCTTTCTGCCGCCGGCCGGCGAAGCCAGGCAGGATTGGTGGGCGATCGGCGAAGTCGCCAAAAGGCTCGGCTTTTCGGGCTTCGACTATGCCAATGCGGCCGCGATCTTTGCCGAACATGCGGCCTTATCGGCTTTTGAAAATGAAGGCACCCGCGACTTCGACTTGAGCGGTCTCGCTCATGTCTCGGCGGATGATTATGATTCGATGACCCCGGTGCAATGGCCTTGCCGTAAAGAGCGTCCTGCCACGCAAAGGCTTTTTGCCGACGGCGGCTTTTTCACCTCTTCCGGCAAAGCGCGATTTCAGGAAATCGCGCCGCCGCAGCTCGCCGATGTACCCTCGGTGACATGGCCTTTGCTTCTCAATACGGGGCGCGTGCGCGACCAATGGCATACGATGACGCGCACAGGGCTTTCGCCGCGTCTGGCATCGCATATTGCCGAACCTTTCATCGCAGTGCATCCGCTCGACGCCGTTGCCGCGGGTCTTTGCGACGGAGGTCTTGCCGAAGTGAGCAACGAGCATGGCCATGCGCTTCTGCGTGTCGCCGTCACGGCGGCGCAAGAGCGGGGCGGCGTCTTCGCGCCCATCCATTGGAACGCGGAAACGGCAGGGGCGGCGCGTATCGGCAGCCTTGTTCATTCGCTGGTCGATCCCTGGTCTGGCCAACCCGATGCGAAAGCGACACCGGTCAACGTGCGCGCACGCGTGATGGCCCGCGCCGGCTTCATCGTGGCACGCAAAAGATTTGCCTTGCCGGGCGATACGTTTTGGGCCTGGCAGGCAATCGAAGGGGGCTTTGCCGCGGTCATCGAGACGAACGAGCCCGATGCCGTCTTTCAAGATCTGTTGCGCAAGAGAGGCGAAGCCGAGGAAGTAAGCCTATCGGATATCAGCCGCGGCATCTACCGGATGGCGCAGATCAAGGCCAATCGTCTCGATACGGCGCTCTTTCTGGCCAAGCGCCGGGAGGCGCCGCACTGGAGCCTTGTACAGAAAGCTTTCGCGGCCAAGGCACTCGATACCCTGACGCGCAAACTTTTGCTGTCCGGCCGCAGCCTCGATGGCATGATCGATGAAGGCCCGAATGTGTGCGCCTGTTTTGGCGTGCCGCGCGACCGGATCGTGCGAGCGATCGAAGAGGGCGCTTCGAGCCTTGCTGCGATTCAATCGAAACTCAAGGCCGGAACCAATTGCGGTTCATGCCTGCCGGAATTGAAACGCCTGCTCGTGATCCATCAGAAAACCCAGGCGCTTGCGCTGACTTAG
- a CDS encoding MFS transporter: protein MTSQKATRINLFSLATPQMRAFHLTWLAFFVCFFAWFATAPLMPIIKGDLHLTDNEVFNITIAGVFATILARFAIGPMCDKYGPRITYTLLLALGAIPVFGIAFAWDFTSFFVFRLLIGIIGASFVITQYHTSVMFAPNVVGTANAAVGGWGNAGGGATQSIMPLVVAGVVALGLSQAISWRYSMIVPGTLMLIVAVLYWKFTQDTPEGNVLELRRQGIEVDSGKLGGWGVMKTAAKNYRVWLLAACYAASFGVELFVHGIAATYYFNKFHLSVEDAGFAVGAFGLLALFARALGGIFSDRIAKFKGLDGRIWMLSGLMMSEGIFLVAFSQANFVAMAITTMLVFGLFTHMACGGIYALVPFIDRKVLGGVTGIVGAGGNIGGVAAGFLLRGTGNVQFCFFVLGCAAIVCAFGALAIRFSLRHKEAEQVLYDQAIAQRSITATPGSDPAMA from the coding sequence ATGACCTCGCAAAAGGCAACACGGATCAATCTCTTCAGCTTAGCGACACCACAGATGCGCGCATTTCATCTGACCTGGCTCGCTTTCTTCGTTTGCTTCTTCGCATGGTTTGCGACCGCTCCGTTGATGCCCATAATCAAGGGCGATCTGCACCTCACAGATAACGAGGTCTTTAACATCACCATCGCCGGCGTGTTCGCGACGATCCTGGCGCGTTTCGCTATCGGTCCCATGTGCGACAAATACGGCCCGCGCATTACTTACACATTGCTGCTGGCGCTCGGCGCAATTCCCGTTTTCGGTATCGCCTTTGCCTGGGACTTCACATCGTTTTTCGTCTTTCGCCTTTTGATCGGCATCATCGGCGCGAGCTTTGTCATTACCCAATATCATACGTCGGTCATGTTCGCGCCGAATGTCGTGGGCACCGCCAATGCCGCGGTCGGTGGCTGGGGCAACGCGGGCGGCGGCGCAACGCAGAGCATCATGCCGCTTGTCGTTGCCGGCGTCGTGGCGCTTGGTTTGAGCCAAGCGATAAGCTGGCGCTATTCGATGATCGTGCCCGGTACGTTGATGCTTATCGTTGCCGTGCTCTATTGGAAGTTCACGCAGGATACGCCTGAAGGCAATGTGCTGGAGCTGCGCCGGCAAGGCATCGAGGTCGACAGCGGAAAGCTGGGCGGCTGGGGCGTTATGAAGACGGCTGCCAAGAATTACCGCGTCTGGTTGCTGGCCGCCTGCTACGCTGCGTCCTTCGGCGTCGAATTATTCGTCCACGGCATCGCGGCCACCTATTACTTCAACAAGTTTCACCTCTCGGTGGAAGATGCCGGTTTCGCGGTCGGCGCGTTCGGCTTGCTTGCCCTCTTCGCCAGGGCGCTTGGTGGCATATTTTCGGATCGTATCGCGAAGTTCAAAGGTCTCGACGGGCGCATTTGGATGCTCTCCGGACTGATGATGAGCGAAGGCATTTTTCTCGTCGCCTTTTCGCAAGCGAATTTCGTTGCGATGGCGATCACGACCATGCTTGTCTTCGGGTTATTTACTCATATGGCCTGCGGCGGGATTTATGCGCTGGTTCCGTTCATCGATCGTAAGGTCCTGGGCGGCGTGACTGGTATCGTCGGTGCGGGTGGCAATATAGGCGGCGTCGCAGCCGGGTTTTTGCTGCGCGGAACCGGCAATGTGCAATTCTGTTTTTTTGTCCTTGGATGTGCGGCCATCGTTTGCGCGTTCGGCGCATTGGCGATCCGCTTCTCGCTCCGGCACAAGGAGGCCGAGCAAGTGCTCTACGACCAGGCAATCGCGCAACGTAGCATAACTGCGACGCCTGGATCAGACCCGGCGATGGCATAA
- a CDS encoding Lrp/AsnC ligand binding domain-containing protein, whose translation MSELRLDQVDKRILQIVQKDASLSIGEIAAQVGLSQTPCWKRLQKLESNGIIRRRIAVLDPIKLGLGMTVFVSIKIGDHTTSSLEQFAERVTAMGEVMDFYRVAGDVDYVLRVVVSDAAAFDEFYKRLIALNPLKNVTSHFALENIKAETAFPISA comes from the coding sequence ATGAGCGAATTGAGATTGGATCAGGTCGATAAACGCATCCTGCAAATCGTCCAGAAGGACGCGTCTCTATCGATCGGAGAGATCGCGGCGCAAGTCGGCCTGTCGCAAACGCCCTGCTGGAAACGGCTGCAGAAACTCGAATCGAATGGCATCATCAGGCGCCGCATCGCCGTGCTCGATCCGATCAAACTCGGCCTCGGCATGACGGTCTTCGTCTCAATCAAGATCGGCGATCACACGACCAGCTCGCTTGAGCAATTCGCCGAGCGCGTCACCGCGATGGGGGAAGTCATGGATTTCTACCGCGTCGCCGGAGACGTCGATTATGTCTTGCGCGTGGTGGTTTCCGATGCCGCGGCTTTCGACGAGTTCTACAAAAGATTGATCGCGCTCAATCCTTTGAAGAATGTCACGTCGCATTTCGCGCTGGAAAACATCAAGGCCGAGACCGCCTTTCCGATTTCGGCATAG
- a CDS encoding ANTAR domain-containing response regulator — protein MDVDLRIVVIDKNPLRAAILRDGLREAGHCEVIHIDDTSDILARVNALTPDVIIIDLESPSRDVLEQMFEVSRTMDRPIAMFVDNSDTSMINAAIDAGVSAYIVDGLRKERIKPILDVTIRRFNAFMKLKEELESTKLQLEDRKAIDRAKAIVMKAKSIPEEQAYAMMRKTAMNENKKIADIARSIITAAELLR, from the coding sequence GTGGACGTGGATCTTCGAATCGTCGTCATAGACAAAAATCCGCTTCGTGCGGCCATTCTTCGGGACGGTCTTCGCGAAGCGGGTCATTGCGAGGTCATTCATATCGACGACACCTCCGACATTCTCGCCCGCGTCAATGCGCTGACGCCTGACGTCATCATCATCGATCTCGAAAGCCCGAGCCGTGACGTGCTCGAGCAAATGTTCGAGGTCAGCCGCACGATGGACCGTCCGATCGCCATGTTCGTCGATAATTCGGATACGTCCATGATCAATGCCGCGATCGATGCCGGCGTCTCGGCCTATATTGTCGATGGGCTGCGCAAGGAACGAATTAAGCCGATCCTTGACGTCACGATCCGCCGTTTCAACGCCTTCATGAAACTGAAGGAAGAATTGGAATCGACCAAGCTGCAATTGGAGGATCGCAAGGCGATCGATCGCGCCAAGGCGATCGTGATGAAAGCCAAGTCCATTCCCGAAGAGCAGGCCTATGCGATGATGCGCAAGACGGCCATGAACGAGAACAAGAAGATCGCGGATATCGCGCGCTCGATTATCACCGCTGCGGAGTTACTGCGATGA